The following coding sequences are from one Nicotiana tomentosiformis chromosome 3, ASM39032v3, whole genome shotgun sequence window:
- the LOC104111898 gene encoding histone-lysine N-methyltransferase ATXR4 isoform X1 → MVPLVRRMSNIHTRRKNPFLSICNGYANESSPSRLASPPPIQVGFTESAGRGVFANRRIGAGELIHTAKPIVSHPSLSSLHSACYFCLKKLQFKNQTEASNVPFCSYECREQSKIFYETEKQADWSAFHEYCRTQGLKYPLLVKRLACMIISGASTPETFDILQPATLSSRMILLMEKEYQLLRSTFEDAGFTDEQIAFLTKQWYIDVLARIRINSFRIELALGSYEDILLSAAASVDAEAAVGNAIYMLPSFYNHDCDPNVHILWIESVNAKLKALRDIEAGEELRICYIDASMDHDARQAILSEGFGFHCKCARSSRRTMLI, encoded by the exons ATGGTACCTTTAGTCCGTCGGATGTCCAATATTCATACAAGGAGGAAAAACCCGTTCCTCTCAATTTGTAATGGCTACGCTAATGAGTCAAGCCCGAGTCGACTCGCTTCGCCGCCTCCGATCCAAGTCGGGTTCACCGAGTCAGCCGGTCGAGGTGTGTTTGCCAATCGGAGAATCGGTGCCGGCGAACTCATTCACACTGCCAAACCCATCGTCTCTCACCCTTCTCTTTCTTCACTTCATAGCGCCTGTTATTTCTGCCTCAAGAAGCTTCAATTCAAGAACCAAACTGAAGCGTCAAATGTTCCGTTTTGTAGTTATGAATGTAGAGAACAGTCCAAG ATCTTTTACGAGACTGAAAAGCAAGCAGATTGGTCAGCTTTTCATGAATATTGTCG AACTCAGGGCCTGAAGTATCCGCTTCTGGTAAAGAGATTGGCTTGCATGATTATATCTGGAGCTTCCACTCCTGAAACTTTTGACATACTTCAGCCAGCAACATTATCTTCCAGAATGATTTTACTG ATGGAGAAGGAATATCAGCTGCTGAGAAGCACATTTGAAGATGCAGGGTTCACAGATGAGCAGATTGCAT TTTTGACAAAGCAATGGTATATTGATGTATTGGCACGGATCCGTATCAATTCTTTTCGGATTGAATTGGCCTTGGGATCGTATGAAGATATCCTTTTGTCAGCAGCAGCATCAGTAGACGCAGAGGCTGCTGTTGGAAATGCTATTTATATGCTACCGTCATTTTATAATCATGACTGCG ATCCCAATGTACACATTCTGTGGATAGAAAGTGTGAACGCAAAATTGAAGGCACTTCGTGATATTGAAGCAG GGGAAGAGTTGCGGATATGCTACATCGATGCAAGCATGGATCATGATGCTCGGCAAGCTATCCTTTCTGAAGGATTCGGTTTCCATTGCAAATGTGCTCGAT CATCCCGAAGAACAATGTTAATCTAG
- the LOC104111898 gene encoding histone-lysine N-methyltransferase ATXR4 isoform X2 has product MATLMSQARVDSLRRLRSKSGSPSQPVEVCLPIGESVPANSFTLPNPSSLTLLFLHFIAPVISASRSFNSRTKLKRQMFRFVVMNVENSPRTQGLKYPLLVKRLACMIISGASTPETFDILQPATLSSRMILLMEKEYQLLRSTFEDAGFTDEQIAFLTKQWYIDVLARIRINSFRIELALGSYEDILLSAAASVDAEAAVGNAIYMLPSFYNHDCDPNVHILWIESVNAKLKALRDIEAGEELRICYIDASMDHDARQAILSEGFGFHCKCARSSRRTMLI; this is encoded by the exons ATGGCTACGCTAATGAGTCAAGCCCGAGTCGACTCGCTTCGCCGCCTCCGATCCAAGTCGGGTTCACCGAGTCAGCCGGTCGAGGTGTGTTTGCCAATCGGAGAATCGGTGCCGGCGAACTCATTCACACTGCCAAACCCATCGTCTCTCACCCTTCTCTTTCTTCACTTCATAGCGCCTGTTATTTCTGCCTCAAGAAGCTTCAATTCAAGAACCAAACTGAAGCGTCAAATGTTCCGTTTTGTAGTTATGAATGTAGAGAACAGTCCAAG AACTCAGGGCCTGAAGTATCCGCTTCTGGTAAAGAGATTGGCTTGCATGATTATATCTGGAGCTTCCACTCCTGAAACTTTTGACATACTTCAGCCAGCAACATTATCTTCCAGAATGATTTTACTG ATGGAGAAGGAATATCAGCTGCTGAGAAGCACATTTGAAGATGCAGGGTTCACAGATGAGCAGATTGCAT TTTTGACAAAGCAATGGTATATTGATGTATTGGCACGGATCCGTATCAATTCTTTTCGGATTGAATTGGCCTTGGGATCGTATGAAGATATCCTTTTGTCAGCAGCAGCATCAGTAGACGCAGAGGCTGCTGTTGGAAATGCTATTTATATGCTACCGTCATTTTATAATCATGACTGCG ATCCCAATGTACACATTCTGTGGATAGAAAGTGTGAACGCAAAATTGAAGGCACTTCGTGATATTGAAGCAG GGGAAGAGTTGCGGATATGCTACATCGATGCAAGCATGGATCATGATGCTCGGCAAGCTATCCTTTCTGAAGGATTCGGTTTCCATTGCAAATGTGCTCGAT CATCCCGAAGAACAATGTTAATCTAG
- the LOC104111898 gene encoding histone-lysine N-methyltransferase ATXR4 isoform X3: MVISEHTIFYETEKQADWSAFHEYCRTQGLKYPLLVKRLACMIISGASTPETFDILQPATLSSRMILLMEKEYQLLRSTFEDAGFTDEQIAFLTKQWYIDVLARIRINSFRIELALGSYEDILLSAAASVDAEAAVGNAIYMLPSFYNHDCDPNVHILWIESVNAKLKALRDIEAGEELRICYIDASMDHDARQAILSEGFGFHCKCARSSRRTMLI; the protein is encoded by the exons ATGGTGATATCAGAACACACA ATCTTTTACGAGACTGAAAAGCAAGCAGATTGGTCAGCTTTTCATGAATATTGTCG AACTCAGGGCCTGAAGTATCCGCTTCTGGTAAAGAGATTGGCTTGCATGATTATATCTGGAGCTTCCACTCCTGAAACTTTTGACATACTTCAGCCAGCAACATTATCTTCCAGAATGATTTTACTG ATGGAGAAGGAATATCAGCTGCTGAGAAGCACATTTGAAGATGCAGGGTTCACAGATGAGCAGATTGCAT TTTTGACAAAGCAATGGTATATTGATGTATTGGCACGGATCCGTATCAATTCTTTTCGGATTGAATTGGCCTTGGGATCGTATGAAGATATCCTTTTGTCAGCAGCAGCATCAGTAGACGCAGAGGCTGCTGTTGGAAATGCTATTTATATGCTACCGTCATTTTATAATCATGACTGCG ATCCCAATGTACACATTCTGTGGATAGAAAGTGTGAACGCAAAATTGAAGGCACTTCGTGATATTGAAGCAG GGGAAGAGTTGCGGATATGCTACATCGATGCAAGCATGGATCATGATGCTCGGCAAGCTATCCTTTCTGAAGGATTCGGTTTCCATTGCAAATGTGCTCGAT CATCCCGAAGAACAATGTTAATCTAG